In Porites lutea chromosome 7, jaPorLute2.1, whole genome shotgun sequence, a single window of DNA contains:
- the LOC140943546 gene encoding nuclease EXOG, mitochondrial-like, translating to MAAWLRQLGSRFSGLGNVVTALIVGAGLTKIYYETTDSENVSTQKQIQEIIARHDQLKHGNHLRTIDPRQVKTNLDKLDTLAEIADDEDDNVFKYGLPNRSPDYIRYRNHVLCYDQAKKTPRWVLEHLTRDKVKGEADRAHSTFKPDLNIPARFQSRNDDYWDSGWSRGHMAPASNNKFNQEAMDATFFLSNIVPQDLDNNANYWYRLEAYCRGLTKRYSSVYIVSGPLYLPKQEDGKKIVKYEVIGTNNVAVPTHLYKVILAEDESKETVLGAFVIPNEPVSFERKLQDFQVPLEDLERYSGLVFFPALNYGKASDICFTDGCKMMSKERMDMIVYGRRLRNAENSDLLQKVWEEMKENKMAPDKFTVDIYERRKRELQEQETEVVKIGEE from the exons ATGGCAGCTTGGCTGAGGCAACTTGGTTCGCGGTTTAGCGGTCTTGGCAACGTTGTCACTGCGCTGATCGTCGGTGCAGGTTTGACAAAAATATATTACGAGACTACAGATAGCGAGAATGTTTCGACTCAGAAGCAGATCCAGGAAATCATTGCAAGGCACGACCAACTAAAGCACGGAAATCACCTCCGAACTATTGATCCTCGTCAAGTGAAAACAAATCTTGATAAACTAGATACACTGGCGGAAATCGCTGACGATGAGGACGATAATGTTTTCAAATACGGCCTTCCAAACAGGTCTCCGGATTATATACGGTACAGGAATCACGTTTTGTGCTACGATCAAGCTAAGAAAACGCCGCGGTGGGTGTTGGAACATTTGACACGGGACAAAGTAAAAGGAGAAGCCGATCGAGCTCATTCCACATTTAAACCTGATTTAAACATTCCTGCGCGTTTTCAGTCAAGAAACGACGACTACTGGGACAGCGGATGGTCAAGAGGTCACATGGCTCCTGCAA GCAACAACAAGTTTAACCAAGAAGCTATGGATGCAACATTCTTCTTGTCAAACATTGTACCTCAAGATCtggacaacaatgctaactattggTATAGACTAGAAGCATACTGTAGGGGTCTTACAAAGAGATACTCCAGTGTATATATTGTGTCTGGCCCACTCTATTTACCAAAACAAGAAGATGGAAAGAAGATAGTCAAATATGAG GTGATAGGCACGAACAACGTTGCAGTACCAACACACTTATACAAAGTAATTCTCGCGGAGGACGAAAGTAAGGAGACCGTCCTCGGAGCCTTTGTAATTCCAAACGAACCAGTGAGCTTTGAACGCAAGTTGCAGGATTTTCAAGTTCCACTCGAAGATTTAGAACGATATTCAGGTTTGGTGTTTTTTCCTGCGCTTAATTACGGCAAGGCAAGCGATATCTGTTTTACGGATGGCTGCAAGATGATGTCTAAAGAACGCATGGACATGATAGTTTATGGCCGTCGACTTCGTAACGCGGAGAACTCAGACCTTCTGCAAAAAGTGTGGGAAGaaatgaaggaaaacaaaatggctCCTGATAAATTTACGGTTGACATATACGAGAGGAGGAAAAGAGAATTACAAGAGCAGGAGACTGAGGTGGTTAAAATCGGTGAAGAGTAG
- the LOC140943436 gene encoding serologically defined colon cancer antigen 8 homolog codes for MYDVDEPISDYQKVVRERASQSLGPVRYALHSPIKSPGSKSIFHRGDNYSSAVTRLKTLLQQYDEAVKTGSPRNPAHSFVNPGIASNAPGSYIPSTSEVTQLLDNQFAVLQHLEGQVEFYKDALESLKQRTGLVVSENETLFDELKTQAVTQVLATEKQSKPEVFSTRFS; via the exons ATGTATGATGTGGATGAGCCAATTTCAGATTACCAGAAAGTAGTTCGTG aGCGAGCTTCACAAAGCTTGGGTCCTGTAAGATATGCATTACATTCTCCAATCAAATCTCCTGGTTCAAAGTCAATTTTTCACAGAGGTGATAACTACAGCTCAGCAG taacaaGATTGAAGACATTGCTTCAGCAGTATGATGAGGCTGTTAAGACTGGTAGCCCAAGAAATCCAGCCCATTCCTTTGTTAATCCA GGCATAGCATCAAATGCACCAGGAAGCTATATCCCTTCAACAAGTGAAGTTACTCAACTTCTGGACAATCAGTTTGCAGTCTTGCAGCATCTGGAAGGACAAGTTGAATTCTACAAG GATGCACTAGAGTCCTTAAAGCAGAGAACAGGGCTTGTGGTTAGTGAAAATGAGACTCTTTTTGATGAACTAAAGACACAAGCTGTCACTCAAGTGCTGGCAACTGAAAAACAAAGTAAACCAGAGGTATTTTCCACTAGGTTtagttaa
- the LOC140943542 gene encoding serologically defined colon cancer antigen 8 homolog, with amino-acid sequence MPSVLHSSLVEDSFGMSARESQLFMSVNERRFVNQLEEEVDKIRKLHEAKTKHLETLLYSTRDELEDSQRQVLELETKLRAYKVMEEQRNQPVLCVKCGHQAALLSGSHSDAAMETINKLTRERDDLMNTLTGQKAVLAEVRQREFEAYNQVKNSCHMVEQAQLEKAEAIIHVQQLKDDLQKQRDRHDQYMKSTSEKMEKERENVREACLVEANKLSKQLEQSIEARSALENQLERLTREKVDLATELEQAKSQIMTHASEIAQAGDNMQKELEQTRMKFSLASQEIISLKAAAQQAQREKEQERTRLKSEMDTLRRRLQEAERGWMESKEDCIRFTERLNLAEREAKCAITAKEKLEKSGAEKAEKLTKQSMEREQQLTALLQETETRHTQCRTELQQMLEAEIKVCNKLKEECKKLTQQLQDSSEKARSRLQEANQECTEMKKKLQECMAQRRDLAAQNAKKDKLIKESDENARKQVDQMCQLLATRNNLMKERKILCQEVEFLRKQLIPKTPSLALTPVDSASNASVEDDGAEEKES; translated from the exons atgcCAAGTGTTCTGCATAGTTCTTTAGTTGAAGATTCATTTGGAATGAGTGCCCGTGAGTCACAG CTTTTTATGTCTGTCAATGAAAGAAGATTTGTTAACCAGCTTGAAGAAGAAGTG GACAAGATACGCAAACTTCATGAGGCAAAGACTAAACATCTGGAAACACTTCTTTACTCAACAAG AGATGAACTAGAAGACTCACAGAGACAAGTGTTAGAACTTGAGACAAAATTAAG ggcCTACAAAGTGATGGAAGAGCAG AGGAACCAACCTGTGCTATGCGTCAAGTGTGGACACCAAGCTGCTCTACTTTCCGGCTCCCACAGTGATGCGGCCATGGAAACCATCAACAAACTGACAAG GGAGAGAGATGATCTGATGAATACACTGACTGGCCAGAAGGCAGTCCTTGCTGAAGTTCGTCAGCGTGAGTTTGAAGCGTACAACCAAGTAAAGAATAGCTGTCATATGGTGGAACAGGCCCAGTTGGAAAAAGCAGAG gcAATAATCCACGTGCAGCAGCTAAAAGATGatttacaaaaacaacgagATCGTCATGATCAATACATGAAATCGACGagtgaaaaaatggaaaaagagcGGGAAAATGTACGCGAAGCTTGCTTAGTTGAGGCAAATAAACTCAGCAAACAG CTAGAACAGTCAATTGAAGCACGGTCAGCTCTTGAAAATCAATTGGAACGCTTGACTCGAGAAAAG GTTGATCTTGCGACTGAACTTGAGCAGGCAAAAAGCCAGATAATGACGCATGCGTCTGAGATAGCACAG GCGGGTGATAATATGCAAAAGGAACTGGAACAAACTCGCATGAAATTTTCATTGGCTTCCCAAGAGATAATTTCTCTCAAAGCAGCGGCTCAACAAGCTCAAAGAGAAAAAGAGCAG GAGAGAACACGCTTGAAAAGCGAAATGGATACTCTTCGACGACGCTTGCAAGAAGCAGAAAGAGGATGGATGGAGAGTAAGGAGGACTGCATTAGATTCACAGAGAGACTTAATCTAGCAGAACGAGAG GCTAAATGCGCTataactgcaaaagaaaaactggAGAAATCAGGAGCAGAAAAGGCCGAGAAGCTTACTAAACAAAGCATGGAAAGAGAGCAGCAGCTCACTGCTTTGCTTCAAGAAACAGAGACGAGACACA CCCAATGCAGAACTGAACTACAGCAAATGTTGGAAGCAGAAATAAAAGTCTGCAACAAATTGAAAGAGGAATGCAAAAAACTTACTCAGCAGCTGCAAGATTCTTCTGAAAAGGCCAG ATCCAGATTGCAAGAGGCCAATCAAGAATGtactgaaatgaaaaagaagctaCAGGAATGCATGGCGCAAAGGCGAGATCTTGCGGCGCAGAACGCGAAGAAGGACAAACTCATTAAAGAAAGCGATGAGAACGCCAGAAAACAAGTTGATCAG ATGTGCCAGTTGCTTGCCACGAGAAACAATTTAATGAAAGAAAGGAAGATTTTATGTCAAGAGGTTGAATTCCTGAGAAAACAGTTGATTCCAAAGACTCCTTCATTAGCTTTGACACCAGTTGACTCGGCAAGTAACGCAAGTGTTGAGGATGACGGAGCCGAGGAGAAGGAAAGTTAG
- the LOC140943549 gene encoding uncharacterized protein, with protein sequence MANYAVLLLCLSTFFLLRNSLGRPRGKLRLKRQTTQSSSSALGALMSFSVKLSDMERQIASYEKTIKRQTAEIDQLRAKLDSKSERSQFQSLQALLTSKMTTIKDEINTKDLVIERYRNKLRQLEEEITEIRDDYAQLHADSTQVLDKFDNFGLHCTTQKTGYAPKVNGAIGYLDRQWVRCHQNEFLQAFVLKMASSYGEDMVRYEYQCCSLSI encoded by the exons ATGGCGAACTATGCGGTTTTATTATTGTGCTTGTCAACATTTTTCCTACTCAGAAATTCTCTAGGAAGACCGAGGGGAAAGTTGAGATTAAAG AGGCAGACCACACAGAGTTCCTCGTCCGCTTTAGGCGCGCTGATGTCTTTCTCCGTCAAACTTTCTGACATGGAGCGTCAAATAGCGTCTTACGAAAAAACGATCAAACGCCAGACTGCAGAGATCGACCAGCTACGGGCCAAGCTTGACTCCAAATCGGAACGGTCGCAGTTTCAGAGCCTACAAGCTTTGCTCACCAGCAAGATGACAACgatcaaagatgaaattaacACAAAGGATCTTGTGATAGAGAGGTACCGAAATAAACTACGACAACTGGAGGAAGAGATCACG GAAATACGGGATGATTACGCACAGCTGCACGCGGACTCCACACAGGTACTAGACAAGTTTGACAACTTTGGTTTACACTGCACCACCCAGAAAACCGGTTATGCTCCAAAAGTGAACGGAGCCATCGGGTACCTTGATCGGCAGTGGGTTCGTTGTCATCAAAATGAATTCCTGCAAGCTTTTGTATTGAAAATGGCGTCTTCTTACGGAGAGGATATGGTTAGATATGAATACCAGTGCTGTAGCCTTAGTATTTAA